A single region of the Nicotiana sylvestris chromosome 6, ASM39365v2, whole genome shotgun sequence genome encodes:
- the LOC138872043 gene encoding peroxidase 27-like gives MATLKFLSFLILQIFCIIEVANSQGVEVGFYKKTCPNVEAIVKQTTAHYISRAPTLAAPLLRMHFHDCFVRGCDGSVLLNSTKGNQAEKDAIPNQSLRGFQVIDAAKSALEQECPGIVSCSDILALAARDAVELINGPTWAVPLGRRDGRVSILLDALKNLPTPFDNFTTLKTTFGSLGLNVKDLAVLSGGHTIGMSHCFSFSSRMYNITGKGDTDPKMDQNYIGRLKIKCKPGDVTTIVEMDPGSFKSFDTDYYTMVSKRRGLFASDAALLTDSQTKAYVLSQLNPYASTFFKDFGESMIKMGKIGVLTGKAGEIRKHCAFRN, from the exons ATGGCAACATTAAAGTTTCTTTCATttctcattcttcaaattttttgCATAATAGAGGTTGCTAATTCCCAAGGTGTAGAAGTAGGGTTCTACAAGAAAACATGTCCAAATGTGGAAGCAATTGTCAAACAGACAACAGCTCACTACATTTCTCGTGCTCCAACCCTAGCTGCTCCTTTGTTGAGAATGCATTTTCATGATTGTTTTGTTAGG GGATGTGATGGTTCAGTGCTACTGAATtcaacaaaaggtaaccaagctGAGAAAGATGCAATTCCAAACCAAAGCCTAAGGGGATTCCAAGTAATTGATGCTGCTAAATCTGCTTTAGAGCAAGAGTGTCCTGGCATTGTGTCTTGCTCTGATATTTTAGCCTTAGCAGCCCGTGATGCTGTTGAACTG ATTAATGGACCAACTTGGGCAGTTCCCTTGGGAAGAAGAGATGGGAGAGTTTCAATTCTCTTAGATGCCTTAAAGAATTTGCCAACTCCTTTTGATAACTTCACTACTCTTAAAACAACATTTGGCTCCTTGGGCTTAAATGTAAAAGACCTTGCTGTTTTATCAG GAGGACACACTATTGGAATGTCACATTGTTTTTCCTTCTCAAGTCGTATGTACAATATCACTGGCAAAGGTGATACAGACCCAAAGATGGATCAGAACTACATAGGTCGTTTGAAGATCAAATGCAAGCCAGGAGATGTGACCACCATCGTCGAAATGGACCCTGGAAGTTTTAAGAGTTTCGACACTGACTATTACACCATGGTTAGCAAAAGAAGAGGGTTGTTCGCATCTGATGCAGCCCTTCTTACTGATAGTCAAACAAAAGCTTATGTCTTGTCCCAGCTAAATCCCTATGCATCCACTTTCTTCAAGGATTTTGGAGAATCAATGATAAAGATGGGCAAAATTGGCGTCCTTACTGGGAAAGCAGGCGAAATCAGAAAACACTGCGCCTTTAGAAACTAA